The genomic interval CGCGCGTGAGGTGAGTTGGTCAATGCCGTCGCGCACTTCGGTCACCTCGGAGAACATCACGCTCGCGCCCGCACGCACCAACAAATCGGTGCAGTAGCCCACGGCAGGGTTGGCCGTCACGCCCGAAAACGCGTCGCTGCCCCCGCACTGCACGCCCACCACCAGTTCGCTGGCAGGCACGGTTTCGCGGCGGCGCAAGTTCAGGCGTTCGAGATGGCGCGTGGCGGTTTGCATGATGTCGTCGATCATGGACATGAAGCCCACATGTGCATCGTCTTGCAGACACACCACATCGAGTGCTTCGCCACGTTGGTCATTGATAGGGATGGCACCGGGTGGCATCAAGCGCTCGGGCTGCAGCTTTTCGCAGCCCAAACTCACCACCATCACCTCACCGCCAAAGTTGGGGTTGAGGCTGATGTTGCGCAGGGTGCGAATGGGAATTTCTGCGCCATCGGCATCAATGGCCACACCACAGCCATAGGTGTGTTCAAGGCCCACCACGTCATCCACATGGGGAAACTTGGGCAACAACTCGGCCTTGATGCGCGCCACGGCAAACTCAACCACGCCCGACACACATTGCACGGTGGTGGTGATGGCCAAGATGTTGCGCGTACCCACCGAGCCATCGGCATTGCGGTAGCCCTCGAAGGTGTAGCCTTCCAGCGGCGGCAAAGGTTCAGGCTTCACAGTAGCCATAGGCAAGTTGTCCAACTCGCGAGCGGAAGGCATTTGGAGCAAACGCTCATGCACCCAGCTGCCCGCAGGAATGTCTTTCAAGGCATAGCCAATCGCAATGCCATAGCGCAGCACCGCACCGTTCGCAGGAATATCGACCAACGCCACCTTGTGCCCTTGGGGCACAGCGTCACGCAAGCACAGGCCATCTGGCAACAGGGTGCCTGCGGGCAAACCACCGTGGTTGGCCACAATCGCCACGTTGTCTCGAGGCTGCATGCGGATGGTGAGTGGGGTCATCAAGGTCTCCTATCATTCGGCTCAGGTTCAAAGCCTTTACAAACGCAATGATAGCGGTACCATAATCGAACGTGCAAGTAGACACGCCAAAGAATTTCATGACCGACAAAGAACAGCCCAAACGCTCACGCCGCAGCAGCGGTGCCATCACCCTGCGCGATGTGGCCATGCTCGCGGGCGTGGCCCCCATCACGGCGTCACGGGCCATCAACACGCCCAACCAAGTCTCGCCCGATGTGTTGCGCAAGGTGCAAGAGGCCGTGCAACGCACCGGCTACGTGCCCAACCGCATGGCAGGTGGCTTGGCCTCTTCGCGCAGCCGCCTGATTGCAGCCGTGGTGCCCAGCACGGTGGTGTCGGTGTTCATGGAAACCATCGAGTCTTTGAACGGCACCTTGTTTGATGCGGGCTACCAACTGATGCTGGGCCAATCGGGCTACTCCGCCGAGCGCGAAGAGCTGCTGCTCGAAGCCATCATTGGTCGCCGACCCGACGGCATTTTCATCACCGGCATCTTGCCGCCAGGCAAGGCGCGCACGCGCTTGCTGGCCTCGGGCATTCCGGTGGTCGAAACCTGGGACTTGACCCCCACACCGATTGACATGCTGATTGGCTTCTCTCACTCGGACATTGGCCGTGAAGTGGCCCAATTTCTGATCCGAAAAGGCTACACAAAATTTGCCATCGTGCGCGCCGAAGATGAGCGCGCCGACCGCCGCACCGTCGCCTTTCAAGAGACCGTGGCGCAACTGGGTTTGCCCCCTGTGTTTGTCGCCAATGTGGGCGCCTCGCGCTCACTCAAAAGTGGCCGCGAAGCCATGGCTCGCATATTGGCTGAAGCCCCAGATTCGCAAGCCGTTTTTTGCAGCTCCGACCTGCTGGCTTTGGGGGTGATGACCGAAGCTCGCGCTCGTGGTTTGACCGTGCCAGACGACATCGCCGTGATGGGATTTGGCGATGTGCCGTTTGTGGCCGACATGGTGCCTGCGCTCACCACCGTGCGCATCAATGGCGGGCAAATTGGCACGCTCGCAGCACGCTTTTTGATGGACCGTGCCGAGGGCCGCACGGTGGATCCGCGCATTGTGGATGTGGGCTTTTCCATCATCGAGCGCGACAGCACAGCCCTAGCGAAAACCCTGACGTAAAAGCATTGACGGCCCGTTTTACCGTGGCTAACATCCGTTCACTCAATTTGGTAGCGCTACCAAATTGAACCCAAAAGCAAATCTCATATAACCCAAACTTCACGTCACCTCTATGGCCTCCTCCTCACACATGTACTCACGCCTGCTGTTGACAGGGGCCGCCGGTGGCCTCGGACGCGTCTTGCGCCCACGTCTGAAAGCACGTTGCGATGTGCTGCGTGTCAGCGATTTGGGCGATTTGGGCACTGCCCATGCTGGCGAAGAAATCATGCCCGTCCCTTTGCAAGACCGCCCTGCTGTGTTCAAGCTGCTCGAAGGCGTGGATGCGGTGGTGCATTTGGGCGGGATCTCGACCGAACAACCGTTTGACGACATCGTGCAAGCCAACATCATTGGCGCCTACAACCTGTACGAAGCCGCCCGCACCCACGGCACGCGCCGCATCGTGTTTGCCAGCTCCAACCACGTCACTGGTTTTTACCGTCAAGACGAAGTGGTCGATGCCACCATGCCCGTGCGCCCCGATGGGTACTACGGCCTGAGCAAAGCCTTTGGTGAAAACCTCGCCCGCTTTTACTTCGACCGCTATGGCATTGAAACCGTGTGCCTGCGCATTGGCTCTTCATTCGCAGAGCCCAAAGACCGCCGCATGCTCGCCACTTGGATGAGCTTCGACGACTTGGAGCGCTTGGTCATCTCTAGCCTGAACTCACCCGTCGTCGGCTACAGCGTGATTTACGGCATGTCCGACAACCACCACGTGTGGTGGGACAACACCCCCGCCAAACACATTGGCTACCGCCCGCTCGACAGCTCTGAGCCATTCCGCGCTGCCGTAGAAGCCAAGCAACTCACCCTCGATTTGAATGACCCCGCCGTGATTTACCAAGGCGGTGGTTTTGTCAAAGCCGGTCCTTTTTAAATTTCTAACCACAACAGGAGACACCCATGAACGCACGTTCGAATTTGCTCAAGACCTTGGTAGCCACGGCGGCCGCCTCGCTGTTTGCTTTTGGTGCACACGCCACCGAATTCCGCTCATCTGACATTCACCCAGACGACTACCCCACCGTGCAAGCCGTGCGCCATATGGGCGAGATACTGAACAAATCCAGCAATGGCAAACACAGCATCAAGGTGTTCTCGAAGTCTGCTCTCGGCAACGAAAAAGACACGATTGAACAAACCAAGCTCGGCGCCATCGCCATGGCACGCGTGAACGTGGCGCCCATGAACAACATTTGTGCCGCCACCATGGTGCCCACCATGCCCTTCTTGTTCCGCTCGACCGACCACATGCGTAAAGTGCTGGACGGTGCGATTGGTGAAGAAATCTTGAAAGACTGCGAAGCCCAAGGCTTTATCGGCTTGGCGTTTTACGACTCTGGCGCACGCTCGATTTACACCGTGAAAAAGCCCATCAAAACTTTGGCCGATGCCAAAGGCTTGAAGGTGCGCGTGCAACAAAGCGATTTGTGGGTGTCCCTGCTCGAAGCCATGGGCGCCAACGCCACACCGATGCCTTATGGCGAGGTGTACACCGCGCTGAAAACCGGCTTGGTCGATGCCGCGGAAAACAACTATCCCTCGTATGAGAGCTCACGTCACTTTGAAGTCGCCAAGTACTACAACAAGACCGAGCACTCGATGGCGCCAGAAATCTTGCTCTTCTCTAAGAAGGTGTGGGACACGCTGTCTGCTGACGAGCAAAAACAAATTCGTGCCGCCGCCAAAGAGTCTGTAACTTACATGCGCAAGCTGTGGGACGAGCGTGAAGCCAAATCATTGGCCATCGTCAAAGCTGGCGGCGCTGAAATTGTGGACGTGGACAAAGCCCCCTTCCAAGCCGCGATGAAGCCTGTGTATGACAAGTTCTTGAAAGACCCCAAGCTGCAAGACATGGTCAAACGCATCAACGCTGTTAAATAAAAGCCCTCCATGTACACACGCTTTTGTGCCGCCCTTGCGCGGCTTTGTTTGAAGGTCGGCGTCGGCGGTCTCGTGCTGCTGATTGCCGCGGTGCTCTACCAAGTCATTGGCCGCTATGTGCTCAACGACACGCCCACTTGGGCCGAGAGTGGTGCCGTGTTGCTCGTGCTCTACGTGACCATGCTGGGCATGGCCGTGGGTGTGCGCGATGCGGGCCACATTGGCTTGGAATCTTTGTTGGTGCTCGTGCCCGATGCCGTGCGCCTGAAGATGGAGCTGCTCATCCACGTCCTCGTTTTAGGCTTTGGCGTGGTGATGGCCTACAACTGTGCCGTGCTGGCACAAAGCGTGTGGGATTACAAAATCCCAACCCTCGGCTTGTCCGAGGCTTTCAAATACGTCCCGCCTGCCATGGCCGGCGTGTTGATTGCCTTGTTTTCTATTGAACACATCATTGCTTTGATTCGCGGTGAAGAGGTGGAGCCATCATGGCATTGACCATTTTGTGCGTGAGCTTCACGCTGCTGTTGCTGCTGGGCGTGCCCGTGGCGTTCTCGATTGGTTTGTCGTCTTTGGCAACCTTGTTGTTTGAAGGTCTACCGTTAGCGGTGGGTTTTCAACAAATGATTTCGGGCATGAACCCGTTCTCGTTCCTCGCGATTCCCTTCTTCATCTTTGCCGGTGAAATCATGATGTACGGCGGCATCGCCGACAAGATTGTGGATTTCGCCAAATCGCTGGCAGGTCATGTACGCGGTGGTTTGGGCATGAGCAACGTGCTCGCCTGCACCTTGTTTGGTGGCGTGTCAGGCTCACCTGTCGCTGACGTATCAGCCATGGGCGCAGTACTGATTCCGCAAATGAAAAAAGAGGGCTACGACGCCGACTACGCGGTCAACGTGACCACGCATGCGTCCTTGGTGGGCGCCTTGATGCCCACCAGCCACAACCTCATCATCTTCACGCTGGCTGCCAGCGGTAAGGTGAGCATTGCAGCCTTGATTTTGGCGGGCATCGTGCCAGCCATTGTGTTAACCATTTGTAACTTAGTGGCGGCTTATGCCGTGGCCGTGAAGCGCGGCTACCCTGCTGGCACCTTCCCAGGTTGGGCCGTGGTGGGACATTCGTTTGCGCAGTCGTTGCCAGGCCTGTTGGTGGTGGTCATCATCATCGTGGGCATTTTGTCGGGCGCGTTCACGGCGACTGAGTCAGCCTCTGTGGCGGTGATTTGGGCGTTGTTCTTGGCCACGATGGTGTACAAAAAGCTCACCCGTGAACAGTTTTTGAAAGCCGCAGCCAAAGCGGTCAAAAGTACCGGCGCGGTACTGCTGCTGATTGGTATCAGCTCCATGTTTGGCTACTTGATTGGCTTGTACGGCGTAGCCGAATTGACAGGACAAATGCTGTCGAGCATCAGTGCCACGCCTTGGGTCATCTTCTTGTGCGTGAACGTCATCTTGTTTGTGCTGGGCACCTTCCTCGACATGGCGGCCACGATTTTGATTTGCACGCCCATCTTCTTGCCCATCTGTCAACAAATGGGCATGAGCACCGAGCAATTCGGCATCGTCATGCTCATCAACTGCGCTTTGGGCTTGAACACCCCCCCCGTGGGTACGACCCAATTTGTGGGTTGCACGATTGGTGAAGTGTCGGTGGGCACGGTGATGAAAACCATTTGGCCGTTCTACGGCGGTCTGATTGCTGCGTTGATGTTGGTCACCTATGTGCCTGCGTTCTCCATGTGGTTGCCCAATTTGATTTTGAAATAACACCATGACTGACAGACCTGCCACGGCTTTGGGACCTGCCATTGCCTTTCAAGTCAACGCACGCTATCCAGACCCACGCGTTGAAGTGTTGGATGAGCGCTTTTTAAAACTCCGCTTGTTCAGTGCCAGCGTCGAGCAACTGGCCACGGGCATGCGTTGGGCTGAAGGCCCCGTGTGGTTTGGCGATGGTCGCTGTCTGTTGGTATCCGACATTCCCAACAACCGCATCTTGCGGTGGGACGATGCCTCGGGCCACGTGAGCGAGTTTCGCAAGCCCTCGCACAACGCCAATGGTTTGGCACGTGATGCGCAAGGACGCTTGCTCACCTGCGAACACCAAACACGCCGCATCACACGCACCGAATACAACGGGGCCATTACCGTGCTGGCCGATGCGTTCGACGGCAAACCTTTGAACTCGCCCAACGACATCGTGTGCCAACGCAATGGTGCGGTGTGGTTCACAGACCCGCCCTTTGGCATTTCAGGTGACTGGGAAGGCGACGCAGCGATAGCCGAGTTGCCGCATGCGCTGTACCGCATCCACCCCAGCGATGGTCAATTGCAACAGGTGTTGACGGATGTGCAAGGCCCCAATGGCTTGGCCTTCTCACCCGACGAGTCGGTGTTGTATTTGGTGGAAAGCCGTGCCAAGCCACATCGCAAAGTGTGGGCGTATGACGTGAATGCACAAGGCAGTTTGTCCAACAAGCGTTTGGCCATTGATGCCCAGGGTCCAGGTGCGCTGGATGGCATCGCGGTCGACATCGACGGCAACATTTGGTGCGGCTGGGGCAGCGACGGCTCGGCACACGCAAAACCCGAAGAACTGGATGGCGTGCGCGTCTTCGCACCCGACGGCACAGCCATTGGCCACATCCATCTTCCCGAGCGCTGCGCCAACCTGTGCTTTGGCGGCGACAAGCACAACCGACTGTTCATGGCCAGCAGCCATTCGCTGTATGCCATTTACACCAACACACGCGGTGCAGCCTAAGCACCAAACGTGACACAAATACCAATGAGGAGACACAGAATGAAAAAACGCCATCTGCTCTTAGCCATGCTGACCAGTGCCTTGTTCATGGGCGCGGCACACGCTTGGCCTGACAAACCCGTCACCTTGGTGGTGCCCTTTCCACCCGGTGGCGCCACCGATTTGATTGCGCGCACCTTGGCACCCAAGCTGCAAGAAAAACTGGGCGGCAGTTTCATCACCGACAACAAAGCCGGTGCCACCGGCACGATTGGCGCAGGCTTTGTGGCACGCGCCCCTGCTGATGGCCACACGCTGTTGGTGTCGTCCCTTGGTCCTTATGTGATTGCACCGCATCTGTTAGCCAAAGTGCCCTATGACGCGTTGAAAGACTTCGACTACATCAGCATTGCCGTGCAAGCGCCCAATGTGTTGGTGGTGCCCGCCAACTCGCCGCACAAATCCATGGCCGATGTGATTGCCTTTCTCAAAGCCAATCCCAACAAAATGACGTTCGCCTCGTCTGGCAACGGCAGCAGCGACCACCTCACCGCTGAGTTGTTTTGGCTGCAAACCGGCACCACAGGCATCCACGTGCCCTACAAAGGCGGTGGCCCTGTGATGACCGATTTGCTAGGGAGCCAAGTGGACTCGTCGTTCATGAACATCAACACCGCCATGCCGCAAATCTTGGCAGGCAAGTTGCGCCCACTCTCCATCACCAGCGCCAAGCGTTCGCCCCTGTTACCCAATGTGCCATCGCTTGAAGAGCTGGGCATCAAAGAAGCCAATGTGTATTCATGGCAAGCCATTGCAGCCCCCAAAGGTTTGCCTGCGGACATCAAGGCCAAACTGCACGCCGCCATCGTGGCTGGCTTGAACGACCCGCAAATCAAAACCAAGTTACTGGATTTAGGCTTCGAAATCGTGGCGAATACGCCTGAGCAATTCACCGCGTACCAAGCGGCTGAATTCGCACGCTGGAAAAAGCTCATCGAAACCCGCAACATCAAAGCCGACTAAGTCGGTCACTCTTAGACCTCACGCCATGCCTCACACCTCTCCCGTCATCACACAGTTGCGTGTCATCCCCGTTGCGGGACATGACAGCATGTTGATGAACCTCTCAGGCGCACACGGTGCCTTCTTCACACGCAACCTGCTCATCCTCACCGACAACGCCGGACGTACGGGCATTGGCGAAGTGCCAGGCGGCGAAAAAATTCGCGCCACATTGGAAGACGCCACCGAGTTGGTGGTAGGCCAAAGCATTGGCAATGTGCAAGCGGTGCTGAACACCCTACGCACTCGCTTCGCAGACCGCGATGCAGGCGGGCGTGGCCTGCAAACGTTCGATTTGCGCACCACCATCCATGCCGTGACGGCTGTTGAATCTGCCATGCTCGATTTGCTTGGCCAACACCTGAACGTGCCTGTGGCCGCGCTCTTGGGCGAAGGTCAACAACGCAGCTCGGTGGAGATGTTGGGCTATTTGTTTTTCATCGGCGACCGCACCCAAACCGACCTGCCGTATCGCACCGAACACGAGGCTGACAACGCGTGGTTCCGCTTGCGCAACGAAAAGGCCATGACCCCCGAATCGGTGGTCCGTTTGGCCGAAGCCGCACGAGAAAAATATGGCTTCAACGACTTCAAACTCAAAGGCGGCGTGCTCGCGGGCGAGGCTGAGATTGAAGCCGTCACCGCCTTGCACCAACGCTTCCCACAAGCACGCGTCACGCTCGACCCCAACGGCGGCTGGCTGCTGAAAGACGCCGTGCGTTTGATGCGCGACATGCGCGGCGTGGTGGCTTATGCCGAAGACCCCTGCGGTGCAGAAGAAGGCTTCAGTGGCCGCGAAGTGATGGCCGAGTTCCGCCGCGAAACTGGCTTGCCCACCGCCACCAACATGGTGGCCACCGACTGGCGACAAATGGTGCACTCGCTCTCGCTGCAAAGCGTGGACATTCCCTTGGCTGACCCGCATTTCTGGACCATGGCAGGCTCAGTGCGCGTGGCCCAAACCTGCCGGGATTGGGGTCTGACTTGGGGCTCTCACTCCAACAACCATTTCGACGTGTCGCTCGCCATGTTCACCCACGTGGCAGCAGCAGCGCCCGGCAAAGTCACCGCCATCGACACCCACTGGATTTGGCAAGACGGCCAAGGCCTGACCAAAGAGCCTTTGCAAATCATCAACGGCCATGTGGAAGTGCCCAAAAAGCCTGGCTTAGGCGTTGAGCTGGACATGGCAGAAGTTGAAAAAGCCCATCAGCTCTATTTGCAACACGGATTGGGCGCGCGCGACGACGCCATGGCCATGCAATACCTCATCCCCGGCTGGACGTTTGACCACAAGCGCCCATGCATGGTTCGATAAAAACTTCACCCCTGACATTTATGCGCCCCAACAAAATCCGAGAAATTTGGCAAGCAGGCGGAGCCGTCGTCAATGGCTGGCTCGCCATCCCCAACAGCTTTTCCGCTGAAACCATGGCCCACCAAGGCTGGGATTCCCTGACCATCGATTTGCAACACGGCGTGGTCGACTACCCAGCCATGGTCACCATGTTGCAAGCCATCTCCACCACCGCCACC from Limnohabitans curvus carries:
- a CDS encoding TRAP transporter large permease, which encodes MALTILCVSFTLLLLLGVPVAFSIGLSSLATLLFEGLPLAVGFQQMISGMNPFSFLAIPFFIFAGEIMMYGGIADKIVDFAKSLAGHVRGGLGMSNVLACTLFGGVSGSPVADVSAMGAVLIPQMKKEGYDADYAVNVTTHASLVGALMPTSHNLIIFTLAASGKVSIAALILAGIVPAIVLTICNLVAAYAVAVKRGYPAGTFPGWAVVGHSFAQSLPGLLVVVIIIVGILSGAFTATESASVAVIWALFLATMVYKKLTREQFLKAAAKAVKSTGAVLLLIGISSMFGYLIGLYGVAELTGQMLSSISATPWVIFLCVNVILFVLGTFLDMAATILICTPIFLPICQQMGMSTEQFGIVMLINCALGLNTPPVGTTQFVGCTIGEVSVGTVMKTIWPFYGGLIAALMLVTYVPAFSMWLPNLILK
- the garD gene encoding galactarate dehydratase, giving the protein MTPLTIRMQPRDNVAIVANHGGLPAGTLLPDGLCLRDAVPQGHKVALVDIPANGAVLRYGIAIGYALKDIPAGSWVHERLLQMPSARELDNLPMATVKPEPLPPLEGYTFEGYRNADGSVGTRNILAITTTVQCVSGVVEFAVARIKAELLPKFPHVDDVVGLEHTYGCGVAIDADGAEIPIRTLRNISLNPNFGGEVMVVSLGCEKLQPERLMPPGAIPINDQRGEALDVVCLQDDAHVGFMSMIDDIMQTATRHLERLNLRRRETVPASELVVGVQCGGSDAFSGVTANPAVGYCTDLLVRAGASVMFSEVTEVRDGIDQLTSRATTPEVAEAMIREMAWYDAYLARGRADRSANTTPGNKKGGLSNIVEKAMGSIVKSGSAPISGVLSPGEKLKQKGLIYAATPASDFICGTLQLAAGMNLHVFTTGRGTPYGLAEVPVIKVATRTDLARRWHDLMDVNAGTIADGTKTIEEVGTELFQLMLDVASGRKKTWAEHWKLHNALVLFNPAPVT
- a CDS encoding TRAP transporter small permease: MYTRFCAALARLCLKVGVGGLVLLIAAVLYQVIGRYVLNDTPTWAESGAVLLVLYVTMLGMAVGVRDAGHIGLESLLVLVPDAVRLKMELLIHVLVLGFGVVMAYNCAVLAQSVWDYKIPTLGLSEAFKYVPPAMAGVLIALFSIEHIIALIRGEEVEPSWH
- a CDS encoding Bug family tripartite tricarboxylate transporter substrate binding protein, producing MKKRHLLLAMLTSALFMGAAHAWPDKPVTLVVPFPPGGATDLIARTLAPKLQEKLGGSFITDNKAGATGTIGAGFVARAPADGHTLLVSSLGPYVIAPHLLAKVPYDALKDFDYISIAVQAPNVLVVPANSPHKSMADVIAFLKANPNKMTFASSGNGSSDHLTAELFWLQTGTTGIHVPYKGGGPVMTDLLGSQVDSSFMNINTAMPQILAGKLRPLSITSAKRSPLLPNVPSLEELGIKEANVYSWQAIAAPKGLPADIKAKLHAAIVAGLNDPQIKTKLLDLGFEIVANTPEQFTAYQAAEFARWKKLIETRNIKAD
- a CDS encoding SMP-30/gluconolactonase/LRE family protein; the encoded protein is MTDRPATALGPAIAFQVNARYPDPRVEVLDERFLKLRLFSASVEQLATGMRWAEGPVWFGDGRCLLVSDIPNNRILRWDDASGHVSEFRKPSHNANGLARDAQGRLLTCEHQTRRITRTEYNGAITVLADAFDGKPLNSPNDIVCQRNGAVWFTDPPFGISGDWEGDAAIAELPHALYRIHPSDGQLQQVLTDVQGPNGLAFSPDESVLYLVESRAKPHRKVWAYDVNAQGSLSNKRLAIDAQGPGALDGIAVDIDGNIWCGWGSDGSAHAKPEELDGVRVFAPDGTAIGHIHLPERCANLCFGGDKHNRLFMASSHSLYAIYTNTRGAA
- a CDS encoding LacI family DNA-binding transcriptional regulator, with protein sequence MTDKEQPKRSRRSSGAITLRDVAMLAGVAPITASRAINTPNQVSPDVLRKVQEAVQRTGYVPNRMAGGLASSRSRLIAAVVPSTVVSVFMETIESLNGTLFDAGYQLMLGQSGYSAEREELLLEAIIGRRPDGIFITGILPPGKARTRLLASGIPVVETWDLTPTPIDMLIGFSHSDIGREVAQFLIRKGYTKFAIVRAEDERADRRTVAFQETVAQLGLPPVFVANVGASRSLKSGREAMARILAEAPDSQAVFCSSDLLALGVMTEARARGLTVPDDIAVMGFGDVPFVADMVPALTTVRINGGQIGTLAARFLMDRAEGRTVDPRIVDVGFSIIERDSTALAKTLT
- a CDS encoding NAD-dependent epimerase/dehydratase family protein; amino-acid sequence: MASSSHMYSRLLLTGAAGGLGRVLRPRLKARCDVLRVSDLGDLGTAHAGEEIMPVPLQDRPAVFKLLEGVDAVVHLGGISTEQPFDDIVQANIIGAYNLYEAARTHGTRRIVFASSNHVTGFYRQDEVVDATMPVRPDGYYGLSKAFGENLARFYFDRYGIETVCLRIGSSFAEPKDRRMLATWMSFDDLERLVISSLNSPVVGYSVIYGMSDNHHVWWDNTPAKHIGYRPLDSSEPFRAAVEAKQLTLDLNDPAVIYQGGGFVKAGPF
- a CDS encoding TRAP transporter substrate-binding protein — encoded protein: MNARSNLLKTLVATAAASLFAFGAHATEFRSSDIHPDDYPTVQAVRHMGEILNKSSNGKHSIKVFSKSALGNEKDTIEQTKLGAIAMARVNVAPMNNICAATMVPTMPFLFRSTDHMRKVLDGAIGEEILKDCEAQGFIGLAFYDSGARSIYTVKKPIKTLADAKGLKVRVQQSDLWVSLLEAMGANATPMPYGEVYTALKTGLVDAAENNYPSYESSRHFEVAKYYNKTEHSMAPEILLFSKKVWDTLSADEQKQIRAAAKESVTYMRKLWDEREAKSLAIVKAGGAEIVDVDKAPFQAAMKPVYDKFLKDPKLQDMVKRINAVK
- the gudD gene encoding glucarate dehydratase — its product is MPHTSPVITQLRVIPVAGHDSMLMNLSGAHGAFFTRNLLILTDNAGRTGIGEVPGGEKIRATLEDATELVVGQSIGNVQAVLNTLRTRFADRDAGGRGLQTFDLRTTIHAVTAVESAMLDLLGQHLNVPVAALLGEGQQRSSVEMLGYLFFIGDRTQTDLPYRTEHEADNAWFRLRNEKAMTPESVVRLAEAAREKYGFNDFKLKGGVLAGEAEIEAVTALHQRFPQARVTLDPNGGWLLKDAVRLMRDMRGVVAYAEDPCGAEEGFSGREVMAEFRRETGLPTATNMVATDWRQMVHSLSLQSVDIPLADPHFWTMAGSVRVAQTCRDWGLTWGSHSNNHFDVSLAMFTHVAAAAPGKVTAIDTHWIWQDGQGLTKEPLQIINGHVEVPKKPGLGVELDMAEVEKAHQLYLQHGLGARDDAMAMQYLIPGWTFDHKRPCMVR